ACTCTGTAAAGTCCGTAATGCCTTCTTGTAGCACGGCTTGATAGTATTCTATCCCTGCAATTTTAAGGTTATCTGGCGTTTCAAACTTAAGCTTTAGAATCTGCTCTTTTTGTGCTTCGCTCATTATTTGTAAAATACGCTCCGCCACTCTCTCAAAATATCCCGCATACTTGCTGCCTTGCACAATGTGAATCATATCTATTTGCCAAAGTTGCTCGTCTTGATAGAATGCGTGCCATTCCAAACACTTATCCTCTTGCTCCAAAAGATTGCGATACTCTATGTGGATAATTTTAGGATTGTTTGCGAGTT
This portion of the Helicobacter ganmani genome encodes:
- a CDS encoding phosphoglycerate mutase family protein, coding for MDFLELAKENQQKAFEVIEQTKVLECWQSIGAEINCIGSLKMGLLCKHLDIDFHIYTPTLEVTRSFDAMAKLANNPKIIHIEYRNLLEQEDKCLEWHAFYQDEQLWQIDMIHIVQGSKYAGYFERVAERILQIMSEAQKEQILKLKFETPDNLKIAGIEYYQAVLQEGITDFTEFMQWHKSHPQNAIVEWIP